One segment of Metallosphaera cuprina Ar-4 DNA contains the following:
- the hel308 gene encoding ATP-dependent DNA helicase Hel308, which produces MKIVSVDDLPLDGKVIQVLRNRGIVSLNPVQSEAIEKGLLEGKRMLLTSPTGSGKTLIAELGMISHLLKGGKRAVYVTPLRALTAEKYSTFGDWETLGIKVGVTSGDYDAEDAFLSKYDLVVTTYEKLDSLWRHGPEWLLETDYFVLDELHYMNDGKRGPIVESVAVRAKRRKILALSATVSNGEAIAKWLNAELVNTNWRPVPLREGILINDRKITLSFSDGTTLTLKGSDGILSYTEKVVEEGGQVLIFRSSRKMAETTAKKVASLNLKLRRGEVDSLASRLEEVEDAGSEEKNTLLELIKKGVAFHHAGLSKGLRDLIEEGFRKRIIKVITATPTLAAGVNLPARSVIIGDIHRFNRRILGFQEEISVMEYKQMSGRAGRPGYDSEGEAVIVVRNRREAERIARKYIFSPPEPLESKLGNESAFYSFLLGLFAEKGSSEERVRNLVYEAFLDRNVTESYLEQGFSWLKENEFLTNDYKLTVFGRRVADIYINPFSAKIIKDVLTSSQSEDCDIPYLHMLAMTPDGPIANVSKQEEDDLVYVSPCPTFMEEPDDEDELYEYLSALKIALIVHDWVEETEEDTILSKYNIGSGDLRSIVETMDWLTYSGYQVAKALKLESHAEILHKLNRRVYDGVKEELLDLIRVPGIGRKRGRLLYQNGLTKPEDLLMNQEKVKSILGEKLGEKVVKEAARVVGGVL; this is translated from the coding sequence ATGAAAATCGTTAGCGTTGACGATCTACCGCTTGATGGGAAAGTTATCCAAGTGCTAAGGAATAGAGGGATCGTGAGCCTGAACCCTGTACAGTCCGAGGCGATAGAGAAAGGTCTACTAGAAGGTAAAAGGATGTTGCTTACCTCGCCTACTGGATCTGGGAAGACACTTATTGCGGAGCTAGGCATGATATCTCACTTATTGAAAGGAGGCAAAAGAGCAGTTTACGTCACTCCTTTACGAGCTCTCACAGCAGAAAAGTATTCAACGTTTGGCGACTGGGAGACCTTAGGTATTAAGGTTGGCGTTACGTCTGGAGACTACGACGCCGAGGACGCCTTCCTGAGTAAATACGACTTAGTGGTTACTACTTACGAGAAGTTGGACTCCCTTTGGAGGCATGGTCCAGAGTGGTTGTTAGAAACTGACTACTTCGTACTTGACGAGCTTCACTATATGAATGACGGTAAGAGGGGACCAATAGTTGAAAGCGTTGCTGTGAGAGCTAAGAGGAGGAAGATATTGGCTCTCAGCGCCACGGTGAGTAACGGCGAAGCCATAGCTAAATGGTTGAATGCGGAGCTAGTGAACACTAACTGGAGACCGGTTCCGTTGAGAGAAGGGATACTTATAAACGATAGGAAAATAACCTTATCTTTCTCTGATGGGACTACATTAACTCTCAAGGGGAGTGATGGGATTCTCTCTTACACTGAGAAAGTTGTTGAAGAAGGGGGACAGGTCCTAATATTTCGAAGCTCTAGAAAGATGGCAGAGACGACTGCCAAGAAGGTTGCCAGCCTCAACTTAAAACTACGGAGAGGAGAGGTGGACTCTTTGGCTTCAAGGCTTGAGGAGGTTGAAGATGCGGGCTCTGAAGAGAAGAACACGTTGCTGGAACTTATCAAGAAGGGTGTAGCGTTTCATCACGCAGGTCTATCCAAGGGACTAAGGGACTTAATTGAAGAGGGATTTAGAAAAAGGATAATAAAAGTGATAACCGCGACTCCTACCTTAGCCGCTGGCGTAAATTTGCCGGCCAGATCTGTAATTATAGGAGACATCCACAGGTTTAACAGGAGGATTCTAGGGTTTCAGGAGGAAATATCTGTAATGGAGTATAAACAGATGAGTGGGAGAGCGGGAAGACCCGGTTATGACAGCGAAGGGGAGGCAGTCATCGTAGTTAGGAACAGAAGGGAGGCGGAGAGAATTGCTAGAAAATACATCTTCTCTCCTCCTGAACCTTTAGAGTCAAAGTTGGGCAACGAATCTGCCTTCTATTCCTTCCTTTTGGGATTGTTTGCAGAGAAAGGCTCGTCTGAGGAGAGAGTTAGGAACTTGGTTTATGAGGCTTTCCTTGATAGGAATGTAACGGAGTCTTACTTAGAGCAAGGCTTCAGCTGGCTAAAGGAAAACGAATTTTTGACTAATGATTACAAACTAACAGTTTTTGGTAGACGAGTAGCAGATATTTATATTAATCCATTTTCAGCAAAGATCATCAAGGACGTCTTAACCTCATCACAATCAGAGGATTGTGACATACCTTATTTGCATATGTTAGCTATGACTCCGGACGGACCTATAGCTAACGTAAGTAAGCAAGAGGAGGATGATCTAGTTTACGTCTCTCCTTGCCCAACCTTTATGGAGGAGCCAGACGATGAGGACGAACTGTATGAGTACCTCTCGGCATTGAAGATCGCATTGATTGTACACGACTGGGTTGAAGAGACTGAAGAGGATACAATACTCAGTAAATATAACATTGGTTCAGGAGATTTGAGATCGATCGTTGAGACCATGGATTGGCTCACCTACTCTGGTTATCAGGTCGCTAAGGCTCTAAAACTGGAGTCTCATGCAGAAATACTGCATAAGTTGAATAGAAGAGTTTACGATGGAGTAAAAGAGGAGCTACTCGACTTGATTAGAGTGCCAGGAATAGGCAGAAAGAGGGGCAGGTTACTTTATCAGAACGGTCTAACTAAGCCTGAGGACCTGCTAATGAATCAAGAGAAAGTTAAATCTATTCTAGGAGAGAAGTTAGGTGAGAAGGTTGTCAAAGAAGCTGCAAGAGTTGTTGGAGGAGTTCTTTAG
- a CDS encoding ABC transporter permease subunit, which produces MRPWVLVIISILLIIVGVLLSVLASESTYVTLVSFGEGNCAYPPQGWQSQYWSVLAYGMPSARVIVNGTERIVPPQVENVPLNSTSFYVYTVSGYVESLAPLSLLGILLVFIGTAVGFRGTVLFVQERAIGKLSSSIGKGSLSSYIMKRVASFIISLLVVASITGALEIIHGESYLKVIEELITFNFGLSSHFNLTVDSLLLTALPFTSVLSGLSFATSVYLGSFLAVRGIAQGGLLTKLISKWKYIGNALASWVIALSLIYTFHLKVENGVNIVFPLISLFFPFIGTFANRLFLPYTVNDTFKARGLTKSILVYRHVLGGASVVALSTISAAFVDMLIAEFLVESIFYWPGLGFLLRVAAVYGDFKLVEGVLIFYSTVVLLSGLIGDAFYGFVDPRVRR; this is translated from the coding sequence ATGAGACCCTGGGTTCTAGTGATTATCTCAATCCTTCTTATCATTGTGGGTGTACTTCTATCCGTCTTGGCGTCAGAAAGCACGTACGTAACTCTAGTTTCCTTCGGAGAGGGAAATTGTGCTTATCCCCCACAGGGTTGGCAATCGCAGTATTGGTCAGTTTTAGCATATGGGATGCCTTCAGCTAGAGTGATAGTTAACGGTACTGAGAGGATAGTTCCGCCTCAGGTGGAGAACGTTCCTCTTAACTCTACATCATTCTACGTCTATACGGTCTCCGGTTACGTTGAAAGTTTGGCGCCGCTTTCCCTCCTTGGTATCCTTTTAGTTTTCATAGGGACGGCCGTGGGTTTCAGAGGAACGGTTCTCTTCGTCCAAGAGAGAGCTATAGGTAAGTTGTCAAGTTCTATAGGTAAAGGGTCACTTTCCTCTTATATTATGAAGAGAGTAGCCTCCTTCATTATTTCTCTTCTTGTTGTAGCGTCAATAACAGGTGCTTTAGAGATCATTCACGGAGAGAGCTATTTGAAGGTTATAGAGGAGCTAATCACGTTTAATTTCGGCCTCAGCTCACATTTCAATTTAACCGTCGACTCCTTACTTTTGACAGCTCTACCTTTCACTAGCGTCCTTTCAGGCCTCTCCTTTGCCACTTCCGTATATCTAGGTTCGTTTCTGGCCGTCCGCGGTATAGCTCAGGGCGGTTTATTGACCAAGTTAATAAGCAAGTGGAAGTATATAGGGAACGCGTTAGCTTCCTGGGTGATCGCTCTATCCTTAATTTACACCTTTCATTTAAAAGTTGAGAATGGGGTCAACATAGTCTTTCCTTTAATTTCCCTGTTCTTCCCCTTTATAGGGACTTTCGCTAACAGACTTTTCCTACCTTATACAGTTAACGACACGTTCAAGGCAAGAGGTCTTACAAAGTCGATATTAGTGTATAGACACGTCTTGGGAGGAGCTTCGGTGGTGGCGTTATCTACCATTTCAGCCGCTTTCGTTGACATGTTGATTGCAGAGTTTCTAGTCGAGTCAATTTTCTACTGGCCTGGTCTGGGTTTCCTACTGCGAGTGGCTGCAGTCTATGGCGATTTTAAGTTGGTGGAAGGAGTGTTGATATTCTACTCCACTGTAGTTTTGCTCTCAGGTCTGATAGGGGACGCATTTTATGGATTCGTTGATCCGAGGGTGAGAAGATGA
- a CDS encoding ABC transporter ATP-binding protein gives MNLSAEDSKLTAIVGPSGVGKSTLLRILGGFIKPNEGEVRLLGKKVTRPTPRIALIHQSIATFPWLTAVENVKLGLKYRKLPKDEEDKIARKMLEIVGLQGFEEFYPKQMSGGMRQRVAIARALAADPYVLLMDEPFAHLDELTAEGLRQEIYSTIFNDETSLKAAVLVSHNMNEVIELSDKVYVINGSPATVVGEVVIDMERPRSSKDPKFQEYLDLLYKLLTPVKKKVKE, from the coding sequence GTGAATTTGAGCGCAGAGGACTCAAAGCTAACAGCTATAGTAGGTCCGTCAGGAGTAGGCAAGTCCACTCTTTTAAGGATTTTAGGAGGGTTCATAAAACCTAATGAAGGGGAGGTTAGGTTACTTGGTAAAAAGGTAACACGCCCTACCCCACGAATTGCACTAATCCATCAGTCTATAGCTACTTTCCCTTGGTTGACTGCAGTTGAGAACGTAAAGCTTGGGCTAAAGTACAGAAAGTTACCTAAGGATGAGGAGGATAAAATAGCAAGGAAGATGCTAGAGATCGTGGGTCTACAAGGCTTTGAGGAGTTCTATCCTAAGCAAATGAGCGGGGGCATGAGACAGAGGGTCGCCATAGCCAGAGCGTTGGCTGCAGATCCTTATGTGCTATTGATGGACGAGCCATTCGCTCACTTAGACGAGTTGACGGCAGAGGGGCTTAGACAGGAGATATATTCAACCATATTTAACGATGAGACTTCGCTCAAGGCTGCAGTCCTAGTATCTCACAACATGAATGAGGTTATTGAGTTATCCGATAAGGTGTACGTCATCAACGGAAGTCCGGCAACAGTGGTAGGAGAGGTAGTTATAGATATGGAAAGACCGAGAAGTTCCAAAGATCCAAAATTTCAGGAATATTTAGATTTATTATATAAATTGCTTACTCCAGTTAAAAAGAAGGTAAAGGAGTGA
- a CDS encoding acyl-CoA carboxylase subunit beta: MTATFEKQDMSKLIEELRNLKAKAYKGGGEERIQFQHNKGKLTARERLNLLFDEGTFNEVLTFATTKATEFNLDKNRVYGDGVVTGWGQVEGRTVFAFAQDFTSIGGTLGETHASKIAKVYELALKTGAPVIGINDSGGARIQEGAVALEGYGTVFKANVMASGVIPQITIMAGPAAGGAVYSPALTDFIIMIKGEAYYMFVTGPEITKVVLGEEVSFQDLGGAVIHATKSGVVHFVAENEQDSINIAKRLLSYLPSNNMEEPPFVDTGDPMDREMKDVETIVPTDTVKPFDIREVIYRTVDNGEFMEVQKHWAQNMVVGFARMAGNVVGIVANNSAHLGAAIDIDASDKAARFIRFCDAFNIPLVSLVDTPGYMPGTDQEYKGIIRHGAKMLYAFSEATVPKVTVVVRRSYGGAHIAMSIKSLGADLIYAWPSAEIAVTGPEGAVRILYRREIQNSKSPDDFIKERIAEYKKLFANPYWAAEKGLIDDVIEPKDTRKVIVSALRMLKNKREFRYPKKHGNIPL, encoded by the coding sequence ATGACTGCAACTTTTGAAAAGCAGGATATGTCAAAACTGATTGAGGAGTTGAGGAACCTCAAAGCAAAGGCGTATAAGGGAGGAGGGGAAGAGAGGATTCAATTCCAGCATAACAAGGGTAAGCTGACCGCAAGGGAGAGGCTTAACCTCCTCTTTGATGAGGGAACGTTCAACGAAGTTTTGACATTCGCCACAACAAAAGCTACTGAGTTTAACTTGGATAAGAACAGAGTTTACGGCGACGGCGTAGTAACCGGGTGGGGTCAAGTTGAGGGAAGGACCGTCTTCGCCTTTGCTCAAGATTTCACCTCCATTGGGGGAACGTTGGGCGAGACTCACGCCTCGAAGATAGCTAAGGTTTACGAGCTAGCCCTAAAGACAGGAGCCCCGGTAATTGGTATAAACGACTCAGGAGGAGCTAGGATTCAAGAGGGAGCCGTTGCGCTAGAAGGGTACGGCACGGTCTTTAAAGCCAACGTTATGGCGTCAGGGGTTATCCCGCAGATAACCATTATGGCCGGACCGGCAGCAGGAGGTGCTGTCTACTCGCCAGCTTTAACCGATTTCATTATCATGATTAAGGGAGAAGCTTATTACATGTTCGTTACGGGGCCAGAGATCACCAAGGTGGTTCTAGGTGAGGAAGTCTCTTTCCAAGATTTAGGCGGGGCAGTGATTCACGCTACTAAGTCCGGAGTAGTCCACTTCGTAGCCGAGAACGAACAGGATTCGATTAATATTGCGAAGAGGCTCCTCTCGTACTTACCATCAAATAACATGGAGGAACCGCCCTTCGTAGACACAGGAGATCCTATGGATAGGGAGATGAAAGATGTGGAGACTATCGTACCCACAGACACAGTTAAGCCCTTCGATATTAGAGAAGTGATCTATAGGACTGTGGATAACGGCGAGTTCATGGAAGTTCAGAAGCATTGGGCTCAGAACATGGTAGTTGGTTTCGCCAGGATGGCCGGTAACGTCGTGGGTATCGTAGCTAACAACTCCGCTCATTTGGGGGCTGCCATAGATATAGACGCTTCAGATAAGGCTGCTAGGTTCATAAGGTTCTGCGATGCGTTTAACATTCCACTCGTAAGCCTCGTCGACACACCTGGATATATGCCAGGTACTGATCAGGAGTATAAGGGTATAATCAGGCATGGAGCGAAGATGCTGTACGCCTTCTCTGAAGCAACCGTGCCCAAAGTCACTGTAGTGGTCAGAAGATCTTACGGGGGAGCTCACATAGCTATGAGTATAAAGAGTCTAGGGGCAGACTTAATTTACGCCTGGCCATCAGCTGAGATAGCAGTTACAGGTCCTGAAGGGGCGGTGAGGATATTATATAGGAGGGAAATACAAAACAGTAAATCGCCTGACGATTTCATAAAGGAGAGGATAGCCGAGTATAAGAAGCTATTCGCTAACCCGTATTGGGCGGCCGAGAAAGGGTTAATAGATGACGTGATAGAACCTAAAGATACTAGGAAGGTGATAGTCTCCGCGTTGAGGATGTTAAAGAACAAGAGAGAGTTCAGATATCCTAAGAAACATGGAAATATTCCACTTTAA
- a CDS encoding DEAD/DEAH box helicase, protein MSFPLFDTFFAEYYANPDENYLITAPTGSGKTHIAKKVLVESEPISVYVSPLKALSAEVYNSIRSKIDSTLIESDVYEDDLHNVKGNVILTTYEKFDSAIRHNYRWLSKVRRVVIDEVHNVETDRGLAIENVVLWTKSRDLPIISLSATLHSPAKYLKWLNAKLISQDKRTVPLHECVAYPYTIKCGKWEEDLKPSRLSRPRYELLTLLLKKIVSQDRNALVFVKSRRSAESLAIELRRDGFRAQHYHSGMTQVDRRRALEMLINGELNVMVSTTALSQGVNLPVYAVIFYELKLPDVNERGEFKGWKDISTAQFRQMAGRAGRPGYDSEGMAVIITNSERSAIELENRYFHGQISSQYVKPDLSTLTLAFISWNQGIGTEEIENSLRSSYNYSQIELEEFTKTIKNLENLKLIENKKGVRTTSLGKAVALSYIDVKAFVGFPLDNNDIDLVSVILSSHEVAPSLRGCKEGKDLLTRWMNGESINEVCKKLSAKDINDVISNARWISFAMYRVMKALNDKRSEIAFDTYVRLKYGVPKEGINLVRNGIPRELAVHLLKIGIQSLRSLCVQIGFKEIREKVRDAGVQAELLCRKVYSSDLLVFDVRRAIQEFEGREFQVSDLIRKYGRRSLPELISMGLLMRNGNKFILRKPSNKR, encoded by the coding sequence ATGTCTTTCCCCCTCTTCGATACCTTCTTCGCCGAATACTACGCAAATCCAGACGAAAATTACCTTATTACAGCTCCAACTGGTAGTGGTAAAACTCATATAGCTAAGAAGGTGTTAGTCGAGAGCGAGCCGATATCCGTTTACGTTTCACCGTTGAAGGCTCTCTCTGCGGAAGTTTACAACTCGATAAGATCTAAGATCGACTCTACATTGATAGAGTCAGACGTTTATGAGGACGATCTACATAACGTAAAGGGAAACGTTATTTTAACCACTTACGAGAAGTTTGATAGTGCCATAAGACATAACTACCGTTGGCTAAGTAAAGTAAGGAGGGTCGTTATAGACGAAGTTCATAACGTGGAGACCGATAGGGGATTAGCGATAGAAAACGTGGTTCTTTGGACCAAGTCTAGAGATCTCCCAATCATTTCCCTCAGCGCCACTCTTCACTCCCCAGCAAAGTACCTTAAGTGGCTTAACGCCAAGTTGATCTCACAGGACAAAAGGACGGTTCCACTACATGAGTGCGTAGCCTATCCCTACACGATCAAATGCGGGAAATGGGAGGAGGATCTGAAGCCCTCCAGGCTCTCGCGTCCCAGATACGAGCTGTTAACCTTGCTTTTAAAGAAGATCGTTTCTCAAGATAGAAACGCATTGGTTTTCGTTAAGAGCAGAAGATCAGCCGAATCTTTGGCTATTGAACTTAGAAGAGACGGGTTCAGAGCCCAACATTACCATAGCGGGATGACTCAAGTCGATAGAAGGAGAGCGTTGGAGATGCTCATAAATGGAGAGCTGAACGTTATGGTTTCTACTACTGCGCTAAGTCAGGGAGTTAACCTACCGGTATACGCTGTAATTTTTTATGAGCTCAAACTTCCTGACGTGAACGAGAGGGGGGAGTTTAAGGGATGGAAAGATATCTCAACTGCACAGTTTAGGCAGATGGCAGGAAGGGCTGGGAGGCCTGGCTATGACTCAGAAGGAATGGCAGTAATCATAACCAACTCAGAGAGGTCTGCAATAGAACTCGAGAACAGATACTTTCACGGGCAGATATCATCACAGTATGTGAAGCCTGATCTATCAACTCTAACTTTAGCTTTCATTTCTTGGAATCAGGGGATAGGTACAGAAGAGATCGAGAACTCCCTACGCTCTTCATACAATTACAGTCAAATTGAACTTGAAGAATTTACTAAAACTATAAAAAATCTTGAAAACTTAAAATTAATTGAAAATAAGAAAGGTGTAAGAACAACCTCTTTAGGGAAGGCAGTTGCGTTAAGTTACATAGACGTCAAGGCCTTCGTTGGTTTTCCACTGGACAATAATGACATCGACTTAGTTTCCGTAATTTTGAGCTCTCATGAGGTGGCTCCCTCTCTTAGAGGTTGTAAAGAGGGAAAGGATCTTCTAACTAGGTGGATGAACGGGGAATCCATTAATGAGGTGTGCAAAAAACTATCCGCTAAGGACATAAACGATGTCATCTCCAACGCGAGATGGATATCTTTCGCCATGTATAGGGTTATGAAAGCTCTGAACGACAAAAGATCAGAGATCGCTTTCGACACATACGTGAGGCTGAAATACGGAGTCCCTAAGGAGGGGATTAATCTAGTGAGGAACGGAATTCCAAGAGAGCTAGCAGTTCATCTATTAAAGATAGGAATACAAAGCTTGAGATCCCTATGCGTACAGATTGGGTTTAAAGAGATAAGAGAAAAGGTCAGGGACGCAGGAGTGCAGGCTGAGCTATTGTGTAGAAAGGTTTACTCCTCCGACTTGTTGGTTTTTGACGTTAGGAGAGCTATACAAGAGTTTGAGGGGAGGGAGTTTCAAGTTAGCGATTTAATACGAAAGTACGGCAGGAGATCGCTCCCCGAACTCATAAGCATGGGATTGTTGATGAGAAATGGAAATAAATTTATTCTGAGGAAACCTTCCAATAAGCGTTAA
- a CDS encoding ATP-binding cassette domain-containing protein has protein sequence MLEYKCVSVPNSLKCFNLSIDKGSIGILGERDSGKESVIPITLGLIRNVTGEILLDGVDMIKSRDLLFTIRWTKISAVFYDPRTMFDPLYSIGSHFAEIVISHGIGDYEYGIETGLEYMKILGLERDLLDKLPHQLTPIQLKKASIALATFLEPSYVIVDDIEFGLGDIGRAAVMNSLIDLMNSVSSSFIFLENNPGILSRLTDNVIVLYKGEIVEEGKNVLLNPLHPYTIDLIRGDVPDEKIEGKGCPYSTHCRYSTSKCEQEVPWIERGSRRVRCLAHVCGL, from the coding sequence ATGTTAGAGTACAAGTGCGTGTCAGTTCCCAACTCTCTAAAATGCTTTAACCTGTCTATTGATAAGGGATCTATAGGTATACTAGGGGAGAGAGATAGCGGTAAGGAGAGCGTGATTCCCATAACTTTGGGACTTATCAGAAACGTAACTGGGGAAATACTCCTCGATGGCGTTGATATGATCAAATCGAGGGACCTCCTTTTCACGATAAGGTGGACAAAGATCTCCGCGGTGTTTTACGATCCTAGGACCATGTTCGATCCTTTATATTCTATAGGTTCTCATTTCGCTGAGATCGTTATCTCTCACGGTATAGGCGACTATGAGTACGGGATAGAAACTGGATTAGAATACATGAAAATTTTAGGTCTTGAGAGAGACTTATTGGATAAACTTCCTCACCAACTGACCCCTATACAACTTAAGAAGGCTTCGATAGCGTTGGCCACCTTCTTAGAACCAAGTTATGTCATTGTCGACGACATAGAGTTCGGTTTAGGAGACATAGGTAGGGCGGCTGTAATGAATTCTTTAATCGATTTGATGAACTCAGTAAGTAGCTCATTTATTTTTTTGGAGAATAACCCAGGTATCCTTTCAAGGTTAACCGATAACGTGATAGTCCTGTATAAGGGGGAAATTGTGGAGGAGGGAAAAAACGTACTTCTAAACCCTCTTCATCCCTACACGATCGACCTCATAAGAGGAGATGTACCCGACGAGAAGATTGAAGGGAAAGGATGCCCTTACTCCACTCACTGCAGGTACTCCACATCTAAATGTGAGCAAGAAGTTCCTTGGATAGAAAGAGGATCAAGGAGAGTTAGATGCTTAGCTCACGTTTGTGGACTCTAG
- a CDS encoding ABC transporter permease subunit translates to MFLILAFLAVIVTISRVFLTLILSIVTGWFLAYFAIKNRIFEDIFVSVSEVLESVPVISFFPVVLIFFATDIGGSIGIELAVIFLVFTAVVWNIWMGIYQAFKTAPENLREVAENLRLGFLGKLSKLYIPFSVPRIAANLIPSFADAMFYITVSEVFSVGNTNYAVFGIGSLIANLTANAKYTEALYALAVLGVFVALITFALREFSSFAVQRYGLDTEVSNMSVRRGRFRIRYSAKISNAVAPVTKLAKYVIRSKPVSLDEEEDEKRRSWSNVGKVIAALFLFGISYSIFTVIETIPKSTWVSLVSSTPFDLYLIVTDYARVALISITSLVIAIFLGYWLSLHHRIDRVAIPVIQTFAAFPAPAYFPLVYGATYTMLYKILGPFTNEFYVLLLGFISTFYYVFYSYWMGIKNMPSEYWEVMNNLNLSFWQKLKKVVFPSSFPYVITGLTSTVNSAWGGLAIGEYWPDIYDGRTLQVHEGLMKELALADSQGNLALIGWLSILFAIVVVIYSILFTRKLLDLSREKYVAEEGIYAA, encoded by the coding sequence ATGTTTCTTATACTAGCCTTCCTGGCGGTTATAGTTACCATAAGTAGAGTGTTTCTAACTCTAATCCTTTCGATAGTAACAGGATGGTTCTTAGCGTATTTTGCAATTAAGAATAGGATATTTGAAGACATCTTCGTGTCAGTCTCTGAAGTGTTGGAGTCCGTTCCAGTTATCTCCTTCTTTCCCGTAGTTCTGATATTCTTCGCGACTGATATAGGAGGGAGCATAGGTATAGAGCTCGCTGTGATTTTCCTAGTCTTTACTGCAGTAGTTTGGAACATCTGGATGGGAATATACCAAGCGTTCAAGACTGCTCCAGAGAACTTAAGGGAGGTGGCGGAGAACCTCAGGCTAGGGTTTTTGGGTAAGCTATCAAAACTTTACATTCCGTTTTCCGTACCTAGGATAGCTGCCAATCTGATCCCTAGCTTCGCCGACGCTATGTTTTACATAACAGTAAGTGAAGTGTTCAGTGTAGGCAACACGAATTACGCCGTGTTCGGCATAGGATCGCTTATAGCGAACCTAACTGCAAACGCGAAATATACGGAAGCCTTATATGCCTTAGCTGTCCTTGGGGTCTTTGTAGCTCTTATAACGTTCGCTTTGAGAGAGTTCTCTTCATTTGCTGTCCAAAGGTATGGATTAGACACTGAGGTAAGTAACATGAGCGTGAGGAGAGGGAGGTTCAGGATCAGATACTCGGCCAAAATAAGCAATGCCGTAGCTCCAGTAACTAAGTTGGCTAAGTACGTCATAAGGAGTAAACCAGTGTCGTTAGATGAAGAGGAGGACGAAAAGAGGAGATCCTGGAGCAATGTAGGCAAGGTAATAGCTGCGCTATTTTTATTCGGCATTTCGTACTCAATCTTCACTGTAATAGAGACGATACCCAAGTCGACATGGGTCAGCTTAGTCTCCTCTACGCCCTTTGATCTTTATCTAATTGTTACAGACTACGCTAGGGTCGCGTTAATATCGATAACATCGCTTGTTATCGCCATCTTCCTTGGTTACTGGTTATCTCTTCATCACAGGATAGATAGGGTGGCTATTCCCGTGATTCAAACCTTTGCGGCTTTTCCAGCCCCTGCATACTTTCCGTTAGTTTACGGCGCCACTTATACCATGTTGTATAAGATCCTTGGACCATTTACTAACGAGTTCTACGTCTTGTTGCTAGGCTTCATCTCTACGTTCTATTACGTTTTCTACAGCTATTGGATGGGGATAAAGAACATGCCCAGTGAATATTGGGAGGTAATGAACAACCTTAATTTATCATTCTGGCAAAAACTGAAGAAGGTAGTTTTCCCCTCGTCTTTCCCTTACGTAATTACGGGACTTACTAGCACGGTCAACAGCGCCTGGGGAGGGTTGGCCATAGGCGAATATTGGCCTGATATCTACGACGGAAGGACACTTCAGGTTCATGAAGGATTGATGAAGGAGTTAGCCCTAGCCGATAGTCAAGGAAATCTAGCTCTGATAGGTTGGCTTTCCATACTGTTTGCGATAGTGGTCGTGATATACTCAATTCTATTCACGAGGAAACTTCTCGATCTCTCAAGAGAGAAGTACGTAGCTGAGGAAGGAATTTACGCGGCCTAA
- a CDS encoding peptide ABC transporter permease: protein MNKVTVAFSIYLAWAVLFTFYKLPSGSPLTAPSYSFPLGTYINGSNMINVNARAILDTILFGLMVSWIEVGLGLSYGVIAGSSCGKARSLMMRISDSVTSLPRVPLLMAVIILFSTPEITFIRANFFLTALVVGLTGWSSMSRQISEAVCRENPLTKIEEIEFTQRVYTSFRTVKSITKRYVIPSIVDGIAVYTALGVIAGVGDPNFPTLTTLLNSSRLFSYWWLFLPPAGFRALLLILIFLVSDYVVK from the coding sequence ATGAACAAGGTGACCGTAGCTTTTTCAATTTACTTAGCCTGGGCAGTGTTATTCACGTTCTACAAACTTCCAAGCGGATCTCCTCTTACCGCTCCTTCTTACAGCTTCCCTTTAGGAACTTACATTAACGGGAGTAACATGATCAACGTGAACGCTAGGGCTATCCTGGACACAATATTGTTTGGCTTAATGGTCTCATGGATAGAGGTAGGTTTAGGTCTCTCCTATGGCGTGATAGCGGGGAGCTCATGCGGGAAAGCGAGATCTTTAATGATGAGGATATCGGATAGTGTAACTTCTCTTCCAAGGGTTCCTCTTCTGATGGCCGTGATAATACTTTTTTCTACTCCTGAAATAACGTTCATAAGGGCTAATTTCTTCCTAACCGCTTTAGTTGTAGGACTGACGGGTTGGTCTAGCATGTCTAGACAAATATCCGAGGCCGTATGTAGAGAAAACCCTTTAACAAAGATAGAGGAGATAGAGTTCACTCAGAGGGTATACACTTCTTTTAGGACAGTCAAGAGTATAACCAAAAGGTACGTTATACCGTCTATCGTTGATGGAATAGCCGTATACACAGCGCTAGGTGTTATAGCAGGTGTAGGAGATCCTAACTTCCCCACGCTCACCACCCTCCTTAACAGCTCAAGGTTATTTTCATACTGGTGGCTATTCCTACCACCTGCAGGTTTCAGAGCACTTCTCTTAATCCTCATTTTCTTAGTCTCAGACTACGTGGTGAAGTAA